The Nitrosomonas sp. PY1 genomic sequence TGACGGATTCCAAGTTGATATCAATGGCACGCTACGCAACGCAGGAATGTCCAGACTCAAACAATATCGCGATCAACTGTGGGCAAAGCAGCAACGGAAATTGATACTTTTCATACATATAAAAATGTTTGGTGGTGTAGCTGTTCCAGCATATCTACAGCAACCTCAATATGCAGATGCTGATCACACTGGAACCACAAACACAAGTTTCATGGGGCAGTACAAATACACGTCTGGTAATACCGGACCTGGCGGACATGTTCCGAATATGCATGTAACGTTCGTGAGGCAGCGCTGGGAAGCTTTAATGGCTGCTTATGCTGCTGAGTTTAACAACGATCCAGCGATTGAAGCGATCATCATATCAGAGCAGTCAATATCACATCCGAATGATCTAGCTATTAGTGGAACGGCCACGTGCGGTTGGGGTAGGGCTGGCGCTTGGTTTTCTGGCATGACAACAGCATTAGCGTCAGCCAGAGCGTCATGGTCGAATACAGGGATTTGTCAGTGGATCAATGCGGATCGCTGCGTTATGTCAACGACACAATCTAATGGTTCATTGACTGGCTTTGTGAAAGATATTTCAGACTTGGGCGTAGGTTTGGGAATGCCAGACTGCTGTATTAATGACGCTGGGCTTCTTATTGTTGCCGGAACTGGCGGTCATACCGGATCGATAGATATGATCAAAAAATTACACTCAAATGGACCGGTTGTAATCCAGATGTCTGGTCCTGCTTTGTGGGGATCTATTGCAGGTGTAGCGCAAACATCACCTATACCATTCCCTGGGCCTGCTTATAACAGACAATTTATGCAAGATTGGGCGCGTACCGAGGTTTTCGCAAACTACGTCGCTTGGATGCATAAAAACTCTATCTATCAATCGACAGAAAATGTTAACGGAACACCTTATACAACGCAACCAGCCAGCGATTCGATTTCCGGTGCGTATCTCGGGAAAAACATGAACACAGTTACAGACAATTGGATCAAACATGCGTCATCTGATATCAGCACATACACTACAAAACCAATCGGATGGTAAATATGACTTTAAAACTGCGCAACAAAAGCGACAAAGAATCTTGCCCGCTTTATGAAGATCATCTACAGCTAAAAAATTATGCGGAAGAAAACAGAAACATGATCATGAAGAATCATCTCGAAGTTGTATCGATGATAG encodes the following:
- a CDS encoding CARDB domain-containing protein, which translates into the protein MNPFSRAYVQKRGGTVSPPMVITVSPSSGSTVSGTITISATISGGAAVAGVKFNFNGVQIGSEDTTSPYSVSLDTTAYGSGSYAITAVVRDVNNVITVSDPVSITVNNVTTSPDLIVTALNYSAGVFTATVKNQGSASASGTINCDYKVDGTVRASGSIAGPLASGATASVGTAASYTIAEGTHTILAEVDPGNTIAESNNANNTFSRSITISPPASAHKADYGNYIMQSGSIEADWAGIMTRLDNDPGRKWKGVIVRLTWQQLEKAQGQYDGFQVDINGTLRNAGMSRLKQYRDQLWAKQQRKLILFIHIKMFGGVAVPAYLQQPQYADADHTGTTNTSFMGQYKYTSGNTGPGGHVPNMHVTFVRQRWEALMAAYAAEFNNDPAIEAIIISEQSISHPNDLAISGTATCGWGRAGAWFSGMTTALASARASWSNTGICQWINADRCVMSTTQSNGSLTGFVKDISDLGVGLGMPDCCINDAGLLIVAGTGGHTGSIDMIKKLHSNGPVVIQMSGPALWGSIAGVAQTSPIPFPGPAYNRQFMQDWARTEVFANYVAWMHKNSIYQSTENVNGTPYTTQPASDSISGAYLGKNMNTVTDNWIKHASSDISTYTTKPIGW